TTGCGCACACGGTCGGAGGGATCGCCCATGATCGCCACGCTACGCTGAACGACGTCGGAATTCACCGGCATCGCCGCGGCCGCCGCTGCGTCCGCGCATTTGCGCGGCAGTATGTCCGTCGCGGGTGCTCTTGGTCAGGGTGCTCGAATTCTCTTGTGGTGCCGCCAGTTCGGACGCTTCTCGAATTCTGTTGCGGGAGCCCGTCGGAACCTTGATTTCGGGTAGCCCTTGCAGTTGAACAACGCATTCTGGAAAACACTAGTGATTTGCCAGTAGTTCGGCCGCGGGCACCGCTGGAAGGCTCCTCCGCATGGACAGTGTGGTTTGGTCGGCGGCGTGCCGACGGGGGGCCATCGCCCTCGTGGCATCCGCGGTGGTGGCATCGATGACACAGGCCGGGGTGGCGGCGGCCGACCCGGAGCCGGTGACTGCGGCGAGCGATCGGCAGGAACAGGTACTGTCGACGCGGGACGGGGTCGTGACGTCGTATGTCAGTTATCTGCTGCCGTTGCCCGCGGACGCGCCCGCGCATCCGGCGGCCTGCGATCGGGTCGGATATCTGCGGTATCGGTCCGTGGACGGGCCGGCCGATTCGGCGGACGCGGCGCATATCGCGATCCAGGAGCAGGGACTCGGGGGTGGTGCGCAGAACTCCGACAGCGTCGCGTTCAATACCGTGCATTCGGCGCGGGCCATGGGGCAGCAGATCGAATTCTGGGCGCTGGGACGGCGTAGCGCGTGCCTCGACGAGACCGAGGGTTTCGACTACGCGCTGCGCAGCGGCGACTACCTCGACGCGGTCGACTACTACTTCAACGGAAAACCGTTGGACGGCAAGGTGTTCCCGGGAATCAAGACCTCTGCCGAACTGCCGGTGCTCGATTTCATGGGTCTCGAACGCGTGGTGCGGGACCAGTACGAGGTGATGCTGGCGGAGGTGCCGGAGCAGGCCGAGCGGCAGCGGCGGTTCGTCTGCACCGGAATCTCGTTGGGCGGCTTGGTGACCGGCTTCTTCGCCGACTGGGACTTCGACGGGCGGCCCGGCGCGGATCAATGCGCGGCCTTTGCCGCGCAGGACTCGATCATCTCCTCCGATCCGGTCGCCATCCAGAACACCCCGCTGCTGCACGACATCACCAATGCCCTCGTCTCTCCGGCGGAGACAGTGGTGCAGAACGGATTTCGGGCAGGACTACTGCCGCGTACGTTCGGCCCGTTGCCGGTGATCGGCACCAAGGGGTTCCTGTTGCTGCGGCTGGCGGGCTTGGCCGCGCATCTGGATCCCGACGGGGAGAGCAGGCTGCTCGCGCACATCCCGCACGACCCGGAGATGGACACGACGCTCAACTACCTGTTCGCCCGCAGCTGGAGTGCCTTCGCCACCAACGGCGCCGACGGCACCGGCACCATGCGCGACTACCGGTTCACCAATTCCGCCTTACTCGGTGTGTTGATCGACAACAACTCGTCCAACTTCACGCTCTTCCAGCAGGGTCTGGGTGCGCTGGCCGGCGGGCCGGTGGAGGAGAAGACCTTCCCGAATCCCGGCTCCGTCACGCAGATCCCGCTGCTCGGCAACTACCTCAGGATGGGCGCGGGCCCGCAGACGCGCGTCGCGCCGACCGACCGCGGCGCGCTCTACACCTGGCGCAATTACGACGACGTCATCGGCGTCGGGTACACCGCCCCCGCCCACGAGACTGCCGACACCCGTGATGCCGCAAGGCAACTCGCGATGGGATCGCCGTATGCGTACTGGGAGACCTACTTTCCGCTGCGCGTGGTGGTTGATATCGGTGCGGGCTACGGCGGTGCGCGCAGCGGCGAGCTGAACGGACTGCGCTACCACGGCATGAGCCGCACCAAACCCAATTACGCCGCCTTCGCACAGGACAGCGTTGTGCAAGCCGCGGTCGGTGCGCTCTTTCCGACGCCGCCGTCGTCGACGGTCGTAACACTGCCCGGCTACAACCACGTCGACACCATCGGCGCCGCCGCGGTGCAGAACGACGGAAGCCCGGACTACAGCGGAGAAACTCTGGCGCGCTTCATCCGGACGCTCGGCTAGGTGAGTTGCCGGTCGAACGCTCGGATCTCGCCCAGGCCGCGTGTATTTCGGCCGCGGTGGTTTCGTAGAGCCCTGCCAGATGTTCGGCTCGTTCGTCGGACAGTCGGGTCTTGCCACGTTCGATCTGAGCGAAGGCGTCGGTGCGCATGCCCAACGTCCAGGCGACCTGTGACTGGATCAAGCCTGCCAGCCAGCGGAATTCGGCGAGGGTTCGAGTGTGGGCGGGGAAGTCGAGAATCTCGTCCATCCTGACCTCGAGCGCGACCGCCACTCGGTGCAAGAGGTGGACCTGCGGCCGGCTGCCGCCGGTACACCAGCCGTAGATCGTGGTCGCCCCGACGCCGCTGTGCCGGGCGAGTTCGGCGATCGAGAAGCCCTCCCGGCGTCGAATCGCGTCGAAGCGTGCGGCGTCGAAGCCGCGCAGGATGTGCCCGTTCATTGCAGAAACTTCTCGATCGTGAGGTCGCTGTTGCGAATCGCTTGCGGCTTCGGAGATTTGGAGCAGTGCGGCGAGGGTGGACAGGCGTTTGATGGCGTCGCTGGACAACGCGGCCGAGGTGCGGACCAGCCGACGTAGCGCCGTATCGGACAGTTTCGCGGCGAGCGTTTCGTTCCAGTGGCTGGAACCCAGCTCGGGGCCTTCGGTGAAATAGTCGTCCTCGACTTCGAAAAACGTTGCCAGCGTTGCGATGACCTTCGCGGAGGGTTCGGTGCGGATACCCCTGCGCAGTTGCGATAGATAGGGCGAAGAGATGCGGCAGCCGCGTCGGTCGAGTTCTCGGCGGAGTTGTTCATTGCTCAGTGTTTTGGTGTGCTGTTGTTGCCATCGGTCGATCAGGGCGTTGAGCTTCGCCGCGAACCCCCCGGGCGATGCGCGGTTCGGGGTCGGCTCGTAGCGCTCGGGCGCTGGTTGCATCGTCGGCTCCTTCAACAGACCCATGGCCTCTCTGCGGAGTCAGCGGCCGGGTGTGCGTCCGACTTGTTGTCCGGTGAGCAGTCCGGCCAGGGCGGGCCATTTCTGGACGAGCAAGTCGACGACGTCGCCCTCGGCGAGGGTGCTGAATTGTTTGTTGGTCCGGCAGCCGGGTTGGGCGGGGCGGTCTTCGAGGCGGTCGACGACGAAGTTGTAGGCGCGAGGGATCCAGGTGAGCAGTCCGGAAATGTGTTCGGCGAAGTATTCGCTGTCGTAGGTGATGGATTGGCCGGGATCGTCGCAGTACCAGTCGATCAGGCGGTCGGTGCCTGCGTAGGGGATCAGCTCGTCGCTTTGCGCGTGGTAGACGTACATCGGCACGGTGGGTCGTTGCTTGCCCAGCGCGTTGTCGTTGATCGCGTCGACGATGGCGGGTTCGGCCAGGATGCCGCCGGGCTCGGGCCCGGTGTAGCCGCCGAGGTAGTTCCAGAACGGGAAAGTGGCCGAGCCGTAAGGGCTGTGGCACAGGAGGCTTTTCACGGTCATGGTGAATCGGGTGAACCAGTCGGTCCTGGTCTCCAGGACCTGTTTCACGCCGGGGTATTCGGTGGCGAAGCCGGAGAAGGCGCCACCGATCAGTCCGGCGCCGATGTTGAAGTTGTTCTGGCGGATGACCGCGGGCAAGTCGGCCATGGCGACACCGCCGAGGCCGATGCCCACGATATTCAGTTCCGGGGCATAGTCTTTGGCGTGTTCGGTGAGCCAGCCGGTGGGGATGGAGCCGCCCGAGTAGCCGAGTGCGGCGATGCGCGTGTCATTCCCGGCGGACAGCTCCAAGGGGGTGAACTTTATCGCCGCGCGCATGGCGTCCAGGGTTGCCTGCCCGCCGATGACGGCGGCGCCGAAGGCCGAGTTCGGCCCTTGGTAGTCGGGCATGGACAGGGCGTAGCCGTTCGATACCGCTTCCAGGACAGCGAGATTCGCTTCGCCCATGTTCACGAAGTCGGAGAAGATCGGGATGCTGCCCTGCTGGATCCCGTAGGACGGCGCGCAGTACATCGCGGTGGAGTCTTCGGCCACCTGGTAGGACAACAGCTTTCGCCCGCCTTCGGGAGCGGGCCCGCGCGGCTTGATCAAGGTGGTCACGGTGGCGATGGCTCGGCCGTGGCTGTCGTTGGTCCGATACAGCACCTGCCAGGCGTCCACGTTCATCGGGATCACGTTCAACGCGGCCGGAGTGATCAAGCGCGCCTTCAGGATATCCCCGGGTGCGGCGGCCTCGACAGCAGTCGCCGGCGCCCGATAGAACGGATCTAGTTCGGGGGGCAGCACTGCGACCGGCAACGGATCGATCGGCACCTCGGTTCTGATCCCCGGCGCAGCCGCGGCCATCCCGCCGGTCAGTTGCACCGCCAATACCGTTATGGCGGAAAGCAATACCGCCCGAATCCAGTGCCGTTGCCACCCCGTTGTGGATACCCGCATTCGCTTCCTCGCTCTCGGAGACAACCTCTGGTGCGGATCTGTGCCGTTTCTGTTCCGTTGCCGGGGGGTCACCGGGTGGCCTCGGGAAATCCGAATGAAAGGCCCTTAGACCCGGTGCCGGGTGCTTCGTATCCTTCGCAGTCTATGGGAGACTGTATAGTCTCCAGAAGCATCGTGCAACATGCTGGCTATAATTTGTAGACGGACTGGTTTCCCGGAGACGAGGTAATCTACCACCGTGGCCCCTTTGACCCCGCTCAATATCTCGCGTGACCGCCTTCCGAGTGGAAAGCATCGTTTCACCAGGGAGGATGTCGTTTCTTCACAGCGTGGCAGGATTCATCTGGGTCTGTTCGAAGCCCTCCATGCCAAGGGCTATGCCGCGACTACGATCACTGACATCGCCGAACGCTCCGGAGTATCCCGGCGTACCTTCTATCAGCAATTCACTGGCAAAGAGGACTGCTACCTCGCCGCCTTCGACGCGGTGCTGCCCGTGGTGATCAGCGCGATCGACGACGGTATCGAACGTTCCGCGGGGGACTGGCGGGCCCGGATCGACGCCTCCCTGCAAGCCTTCATCGAGGTCCTGGTGGCCGAACCCGCTGCGGCCTGGGCGCTACTGGTGGAATCCCTGGGCGCGGGCCCGCTCATCTCGGCCCGCCGCGCGCAGATGCTCGCGGCGTTCGCCGGCCGCGTTCGCGGGGCGTATCACATTGCGCAGCAAGATGACCCGAAGTTACCCGAGCTGCCGCCGGAAATGTTCGACCTGCTCGTCGGCGGCTACGACGACCGTGTCCGCCACTGCATGACCACCCGTAGCATCAGCGAATTGCCCAGCGTGACACCACTGCTCGTGTACGCCACCCGCCGGCTGTTCGGCGATCCCGAGTAGTCCCCGGCCGGGACTGCGCAGTCAACTGACGGCACTGCTTCGGCGTACGACCTCAGGTGTCGGGTAAGAATTAGGCTTCCATCGCAAGACAGGTACGACGCCGGAGGTTCCATGCGTTTGATCTCGACCGGCCGGCACCATGCCCGCTTCGAATTCGGCGATCTGCAAGTGATTTCGTTGCGAGACGGGTACATCGATATGCCGCCGACCCGGCTCCGGGGCGCGGACGGGTGCCCGCTCGAGGAACTGCCCGCCGGCGTACCGCTGGTCGGCGCGAACTTGCGACTGGCGGTCAACGCCTTCTTCGTCACCGACGGCACGCGATCGGTGCTGATCGACACCGGCGGGGCCGACGTCTGGCCCGAACCCACCATGGGATTGATCTACGCCGCGCTCGACGAAGCGGGTATCGATCGCGCACAGATCACCGACGTGGCCATCACCCACAGGCACGAAGACCACGTGAGCGGGTTGGTCATGCCGGACGGTACAGAGGCGTTTCCCGAACTCGAGCGTGTGTGGATCGGCGCGGGCGACACGTCGGTGTGCACCGGACGGCTCGCGCCGCTGCGCGACCGGGTCGTCCCCGTGTCGGAGCAGGTCGCGATCAACGAATGGACCACCGCGATCCCGACACCCGGGCACACCCCCGGCCACACCGTCTACGACGTCAGGAGCGGAGCCGGTCACCTGCTCGTGTGGGGCGACACCGTGCACGTTCCCACACTCCAATTCGAGCAGCCGAACGTGGCTTGGGAGTTCGACGGCAACCAATCCCAGGCCCGTGCCGTGCGAGCGGCGCTCCTCGAACAACTGATCCGGCCGCACCACTTCGTGGCCGGCGCCCATCTCGACTCGCCCGGCGTCGCCCGCGTCACGCCGTCCGGTGCCGGCTATTCGCTGGAATACCTCGTTCCCCCGATCGGCTGATCGAGCCGCTGGCGTGGGCCGCGTCCGAGCTCACATCCACTTCTTGCGCCGGAACGTCACGTACAGCACGATCGCGAAGGCCAGCATCGCGCCGAGGGCGAGCGGGTAGCCCAGCATCCAGTGCAGCTCCGGCATGTGCTCGAAGTTCATGCCGTAGATGGCGCCGACCAGGGTGGGCGCGAACAGGATCGCCGCCCAACCGGAGATCTTCTTCATGTCCTCGTTCTGGCGTTGCGCGACGAGCGTGGCGTTGACGTTCAGGATCTGTGCGAGGGCGTTGCGGTACTCCGAGACGCGCGTGTCGACGCGCGTGAGGTGATCGGCGACGTCTTGCAGATACGCGCGCAGCGGCTCGGGAATGCCGTAGCGAGTGAAGCCGCTGCGCAGCGCGTCCAGGACTTCCGCGAGTGAGACGGTCGCGTGCTGCAGGTCGATGATTTCCTCGCTGAGCCGATAGATCCGCTCGGTGACGGCGGCGTCTCCGCTGAACACCTGGCGTTCGATCTGCTCTTTGTCGATGGCGAGCCCGCGCAACACCGGGGTATAGCCGTCGACCACGGCATCGAGCAGTCGGTAGAGAATGGCTTCGGGTCCCAGATCGAGCAGCTGGGCGTCATCGAGCAGCGTCCGGCCGCCGCGGGCCGCCACCGCCGCCGGGTCCAGCAGGTCCCCGGTATCGGTGCCATCGATCCAGCGCCGATCCTGGCACAGCACGGCGATCGCGTGCGGGAGCACCAGCACGTGGAACTCGGAGAAGTCGACGTCTTCTGCTTCGTCGAGATAGTGCGCCGAGCGCACGACCAGGAACAAGACCTCGCCGTAGCGTTCGAGTTTCGGGCGTTGGCCCGCGTGCCGCAGGTCCTCGGCGAGCACCGGATGCAGTGCGAAAGCCTCGGCCAACTCGTCGACATCCGTCGCTGTCGGCGCGGGAAAGAGAAAAATCGCAGTCCGGTTCGGCTCGTCCTGCGCGAATCGCAGTGCTCCCGAGAGCGTCGCATCATCCGGCCCGTCCGAGAGTCGCCCGTCGATGACGAACCTCGTCGAACGAGTCGAGCCGGTGACCGCATCCGCCGTGCCATCCGGGCCGTGTCCCTCGGGCCGGCCCGACCGCGACGGAACAAGATCGCCTTTCGCATCCCGAGCCATCGATGCTCCCTCCTCGAACTCGTCGGTACCAGAAGCCATTTCGCGCCCGCCGAGCCCAACCCCGCGGAGCGGATTCGGGTCGGTCAGGCCCCGCGGCAAACCCCCTGGTGGGTGAATCCTCGCCCAGGCCGTCGAAGCGTATCGGAAGGCCTGCCGCGATTTACGCGCCGACCAGGTTGCAGCCGTGAGACAGCGTGGCCGGGAATTCGGTCGATCATCTAATGGCCGGTCGCTCAAAGGATTTGGTCGCTCAGCAGGCGGCGGATCTCTTGGTCCGGATAGCGGGTGGTCCGGCTGTCCTGCTGGAACACCCGCATGAATGAGCCCATCGCCGCCGCGACGGGCGCGTGCCGCGTGAGGATCGCGGCGGCCTGCGCCGGGATGCCCTCCGGCGGTTCGCCCTCGGCGAAGGCGCGCACCATCTCGGCCCGCGTCTCCCGGTCCGCCCGGAGCCGGTACAGGGCGGCGATCAGCCAGTTCACCAGGTAGGTGGCGGTGTAGCCGCGGTCGTAGCTCCGGTGCTGGTCGAAGAACGTGACTTCGGTCGGCGAGAGGTCGAATTCGCAGGAGAGCGCGAGGCCGTAGTCGGCGAAGTAGAGGCATCGGCCGTCGGTCAGGATGTTCTCGAAGTGCGCGTCGAGGTGCAGCAAGCCGCGGCTGTTCATGAACCGCGTGCCGACGGCCAGCTCTCGCTCCACCATGACGCAGGCTGCGGTCGGCAGCCTCGTCGCCCGCCTCGATCTGGGCGTTGAGCCATTCGTGCAGGTTCTGCGGGAGGTACTCCAGGAACAGCGCGATGCTCGCCGAAGCATCCCGGATGGCCTCGATCCGGTGGCGTACCTGCGGTCGGCCGTCCCAGTAGGCGACGGCGCGGTCGATGTCGGCGAGTTCCTCCGCCAGCGGTGCCGTGCCCGGCAGCACCCGCCAGTGATACATCAGCGGGAAGCCCTCGTGTTCGGCGGCGAGCACCCAGTTCGTTGTCATGACGTGCACGGAGAGTTCCCGCCACACCCCGAAGCCGGGCCCGCCGAGGAGGCCGACGCCGTATTGGCAGAACAGCGGCAGGTCGAACAGGTTCGCCGTGGACCGGACGTGTTCGGGCTGCCGTTCCAAGTCGGTGAGTGGCACTCGCTTTACGAAGACCGGGGTTCCGACGACCTCCAGCAGCGCCGACTTCCCGCCGATGCCGGTGCCGATCGGTGCGGCCCGGTCCACGAGTTCGCGCAGCGCGTAGTCGCTGTGCAGAGCCAGGGCAGTGGAGACGGTGCTGTGGGTGCGCAGTCGCGACTGGTGTGACAGGCCGGGAGTCGTCGCGTGAGGTGACATTGCTACTACCTGCTTCCCGGCCTGCCCGCACTGATCGCTGGTGCCAGCGGCCTAGTTCTTCGTGCATGTGGTTCGTATTTGTCTGCACCAGTGAAGGATTCACTCTCATCATGCTCGGCGATCGGACGCGTGCTGCACGAGCACACGAAAGATGCCGCCGACCCGGCGGTTCCACGAAGATCGACGTCCTCGACGGCTATGCGGCGGAACATGTACCGCCGCATAGCCGTTCGGTCCCGGAGGACTCCGACAGGATGGCCGGGGTGCCGGTGACCGCGAACCTGTGTGCTCTGTTACGGCGCTTGGAAGCCGCCGATGCGCTGCTCGAGCAGTTCGGCCAGCCGCAGCGGGGTGCGGTCCTCGAACGCCGGGCCGATGAACTGCACGCCGACCGGCAGGCCCTCGGGGGACAGGCCTGCCGGTATGGCGGTGGCGGGCAGGCTGGGCATGGTGGCCAGACCGGCCCAGACCAGTTGGTCGAAGAAGGGGTATTCGACGCCGTCGATGTCGATCCGGCAGTCCAGCAGGTTGGGATTGTGGTCGTGCGGGAACGCGGGGGTCGGCGTGATCGGGCACAGCACGGCGTCGAATTCGGCGAAGAACTGCCGCCAGGCGTGCCGGTGGAGTTCGCGACGGTCGTTCGCCGCCATCCAGTCGCGGTGACTGAACAGCATCCCGCGCAGTCGTGACGCGTCGAGACTCTGATCGTCTGCGCGCAATCCGGCGGCGCGCATCCGCAACTGCTCCTCGGCTTCGACGGGGAAACGCGCGACGGAACCCGAGAAAAGCAACTGGGTGTAGAGCGTCGCCGCTTCGGCCAGGTCGGGCAGCAGCGCACTGTGCTGTTCGACGGCCGCACCGCCGGCGACCAGCGCAGCGGCCACCCGGTGCACAGCCGCCCGCACCGCGGACCCGGTCGGAATGAACGGATGCTCGTCGAGGACCAGGACCCGGAAGTCGCTCAGCCGCTCGTGGCGCGCCGGCGGCAGGACCAGCTTGTGCGCCACGCCGCGCGTCAGCGGATCCGGCCCGGCCATGACGTCGAGCAGCAGCGCGAGGTCGCGGGCGGTGCGTGCCATCGGACCGACGACCGCGAGGTCGAGGTCGACCGGCAAGGCCGGCGCGAGCGGCGCGACCATGCCGCGGTTCGCCACCAACCCGAGGGTCGGCTTGTGCCCGTAGACGCCGCAGAAATGTGCGGGGGTGCGCAACGAACCGGCGATGTCGGAGCCGATGGACAGCGCGCCGAAGCCGGCTGCCAGGGCCGCTGCCGATCCGCCGGAGGACCCGCCCGGCGTGCGTTCGTGATCCCACGGGTTGTTGGTGGTGCCGTAGATCTCGTTGTAGCTCTGCAGCCCTTGCAGTCCCGGCGGCACGTTGGTCTTCCCGAGCAGCACTGCACCGGCCGCCTTCAGCCGCGACACCTGCACCGCGTCCTCGGCCGGGTGGTAGTTCCGGTGTTCCGGCAGACCCCAGTTGGTAGGCAGCCCGGCGACGTTGTAGCACTCCTTGACCGTCACCGGAATGCCGAGCAGCGGCAGATCCGCGCCGCGAGCGCGTGCCTCGTCGGCATGGCGCGCGGCGTCGCGCGCACGGTCGAAGTCGGGCACGCAGATCGCGTTGATCGTCTTGTCCTCGCGTTCGATTCGGGCGATCGCCTCGTCGG
This genomic stretch from Nocardia brasiliensis ATCC 700358 harbors:
- a CDS encoding helix-turn-helix transcriptional regulator — protein: MQPAPERYEPTPNRASPGGFAAKLNALIDRWQQQHTKTLSNEQLRRELDRRGCRISSPYLSQLRRGIRTEPSAKVIATLATFFEVEDDYFTEGPELGSSHWNETLAAKLSDTALRRLVRTSAALSSDAIKRLSTLAALLQISEAASDSQQRPHDREVSAMNGHILRGFDAARFDAIRRREGFSIAELARHSGVGATTIYGWCTGGSRPQVHLLHRVAVALEVRMDEILDFPAHTRTLAEFRWLAGLIQSQVAWTLGMRTDAFAQIERGKTRLSDERAEHLAGLYETTAAEIHAAWARSERSTGNSPSRASG
- a CDS encoding lipase family protein, which encodes MRVSTTGWQRHWIRAVLLSAITVLAVQLTGGMAAAAPGIRTEVPIDPLPVAVLPPELDPFYRAPATAVEAAAPGDILKARLITPAALNVIPMNVDAWQVLYRTNDSHGRAIATVTTLIKPRGPAPEGGRKLLSYQVAEDSTAMYCAPSYGIQQGSIPIFSDFVNMGEANLAVLEAVSNGYALSMPDYQGPNSAFGAAVIGGQATLDAMRAAIKFTPLELSAGNDTRIAALGYSGGSIPTGWLTEHAKDYAPELNIVGIGLGGVAMADLPAVIRQNNFNIGAGLIGGAFSGFATEYPGVKQVLETRTDWFTRFTMTVKSLLCHSPYGSATFPFWNYLGGYTGPEPGGILAEPAIVDAINDNALGKQRPTVPMYVYHAQSDELIPYAGTDRLIDWYCDDPGQSITYDSEYFAEHISGLLTWIPRAYNFVVDRLEDRPAQPGCRTNKQFSTLAEGDVVDLLVQKWPALAGLLTGQQVGRTPGR
- a CDS encoding TetR/AcrR family transcriptional regulator, which codes for MAPLTPLNISRDRLPSGKHRFTREDVVSSQRGRIHLGLFEALHAKGYAATTITDIAERSGVSRRTFYQQFTGKEDCYLAAFDAVLPVVISAIDDGIERSAGDWRARIDASLQAFIEVLVAEPAAAWALLVESLGAGPLISARRAQMLAAFAGRVRGAYHIAQQDDPKLPELPPEMFDLLVGGYDDRVRHCMTTRSISELPSVTPLLVYATRRLFGDPE
- a CDS encoding MBL fold metallo-hydrolase gives rise to the protein MRLISTGRHHARFEFGDLQVISLRDGYIDMPPTRLRGADGCPLEELPAGVPLVGANLRLAVNAFFVTDGTRSVLIDTGGADVWPEPTMGLIYAALDEAGIDRAQITDVAITHRHEDHVSGLVMPDGTEAFPELERVWIGAGDTSVCTGRLAPLRDRVVPVSEQVAINEWTTAIPTPGHTPGHTVYDVRSGAGHLLVWGDTVHVPTLQFEQPNVAWEFDGNQSQARAVRAALLEQLIRPHHFVAGAHLDSPGVARVTPSGAGYSLEYLVPPIG
- a CDS encoding magnesium and cobalt transport protein CorA, yielding MARDAKGDLVPSRSGRPEGHGPDGTADAVTGSTRSTRFVIDGRLSDGPDDATLSGALRFAQDEPNRTAIFLFPAPTATDVDELAEAFALHPVLAEDLRHAGQRPKLERYGEVLFLVVRSAHYLDEAEDVDFSEFHVLVLPHAIAVLCQDRRWIDGTDTGDLLDPAAVAARGGRTLLDDAQLLDLGPEAILYRLLDAVVDGYTPVLRGLAIDKEQIERQVFSGDAAVTERIYRLSEEIIDLQHATVSLAEVLDALRSGFTRYGIPEPLRAYLQDVADHLTRVDTRVSEYRNALAQILNVNATLVAQRQNEDMKKISGWAAILFAPTLVGAIYGMNFEHMPELHWMLGYPLALGAMLAFAIVLYVTFRRKKWM
- a CDS encoding serine/threonine-protein kinase; protein product: MVERELAVGTRFMNSRGLLHLDAHFENILTDGRCLYFADYGLALSCEFDLSPTEVTFFDQHRSYDRGYTATYLVNWLIAALYRLRADRETRAEMVRAFAEGEPPEGIPAQAAAILTRHAPVAAAMGSFMRVFQQDSRTTRYPDQEIRRLLSDQIL
- a CDS encoding amidase, producing the protein MEWNFLSAEELSTALRAGAVTSVELTDEAIARIEREDKTINAICVPDFDRARDAARHADEARARGADLPLLGIPVTVKECYNVAGLPTNWGLPEHRNYHPAEDAVQVSRLKAAGAVLLGKTNVPPGLQGLQSYNEIYGTTNNPWDHERTPGGSSGGSAAALAAGFGALSIGSDIAGSLRTPAHFCGVYGHKPTLGLVANRGMVAPLAPALPVDLDLAVVGPMARTARDLALLLDVMAGPDPLTRGVAHKLVLPPARHERLSDFRVLVLDEHPFIPTGSAVRAAVHRVAAALVAGGAAVEQHSALLPDLAEAATLYTQLLFSGSVARFPVEAEEQLRMRAAGLRADDQSLDASRLRGMLFSHRDWMAANDRRELHRHAWRQFFAEFDAVLCPITPTPAFPHDHNPNLLDCRIDIDGVEYPFFDQLVWAGLATMPSLPATAIPAGLSPEGLPVGVQFIGPAFEDRTPLRLAELLEQRIGGFQAP